TTGGAGTCCAGTGCTCTACCGTTAGAGCTACTGGCCTGCACGTGCCCGGTTTCCCGGGATGAGTGGCCGCGCCCAAAAAAGGGCGCGGCCGGGTCACTACTTGGATTCCTTGTGCACCGTGTGCTTCTTGTCCCAGGGGCAGTACTTCTTCAGCTCGATACGCCCCGTGGTATTCTTCTTATTCTTCATCGTCGAATAGTTACGACGCTTGCACTCGGTGCACTGGAGCTGAATGATGACTCGCATGGCCTACTCCACGATCTCGGAGA
Above is a genomic segment from Alkalidesulfovibrio alkalitolerans DSM 16529 containing:
- the rpmG gene encoding 50S ribosomal protein L33, with protein sequence MRVIIQLQCTECKRRNYSTMKNKKNTTGRIELKKYCPWDKKHTVHKESK